From the genome of Methylocystis bryophila, one region includes:
- a CDS encoding TatD family hydrolase codes for MLVDTHCHLDFPDFAPERDAVVARARAAGVGRVVTISTHVTKFAEIAAIAEAYDDVFCTVGTHPNHALDEPEASPETLVALARHEKCIAFGEAGLDYHYNQAPKETAQRVLRNHIAAAREAQLPLVIHTRDADEDMARILREEMGQGAFPALLHCFTASRALAETAVELGVYLSFSGVLTFKNAQSLRDIAADMPLERLLVETDAPFLAPTPHRGKRNEPAFVKETARVLAESKGVSEAEIARATTANALRLFSKMPPLSCAEAAA; via the coding sequence ATGCTCGTCGATACGCACTGCCATCTCGATTTTCCTGATTTCGCGCCGGAACGTGACGCTGTCGTCGCGCGCGCCCGCGCCGCCGGCGTCGGGCGCGTCGTCACCATCTCGACGCATGTGACTAAATTCGCCGAAATCGCCGCGATCGCCGAAGCCTATGACGACGTCTTCTGCACGGTCGGCACGCATCCCAATCATGCGCTGGACGAGCCGGAGGCCAGCCCCGAGACGCTCGTCGCCCTGGCTCGCCACGAAAAATGCATCGCCTTTGGCGAGGCCGGGCTCGACTATCATTACAATCAGGCGCCGAAAGAGACCGCCCAACGGGTTCTCCGCAACCACATCGCCGCGGCGCGCGAGGCGCAGCTGCCGCTCGTGATCCATACGCGCGACGCCGACGAGGACATGGCCAGGATTCTGCGTGAGGAGATGGGGCAGGGGGCGTTTCCCGCCCTGCTCCATTGTTTCACCGCCTCGCGCGCCCTGGCCGAGACGGCAGTCGAGCTCGGGGTTTATCTTTCGTTCTCTGGGGTGCTGACCTTCAAGAACGCGCAGAGCCTGCGCGACATCGCCGCGGACATGCCGCTCGAGCGCCTCCTCGTCGAGACCGACGCGCCCTTTCTCGCGCCGACGCCGCATCGCGGCAAGCGCAACGAGCCAGCCTTTGTGAAAGAGACCGCGCGCGTGCTCGCCGAGTCGAAGGGCGTCTCGGAAGCGGAGATCGCTCGGGCGACGACCGCCAATGCGTTGCGGCTCTTCTCTAAAATGCCGCCGCTTTCGTGCGCCGAGGCCGCCGCTTGA
- a CDS encoding HdeD family acid-resistance protein gives MSLNETLDQRQLEQKAASAIHDQWGFYLTEGIILLVLGLLAILIPPVATLSATIVIGAVFFASGVAGLISTFSGHRAPGFWWSLISAVLGIVVGLMLLVQPIAGAVSLTLVLIAFFIAEGVFSIFFGVDHRRHVSTWGWMVASGVVDLVLAVILLAGLPGDAAWALGLLVGINLIFGGAALAAIALRLRTSASLPPA, from the coding sequence ATGTCCCTGAACGAAACTCTCGATCAACGACAACTCGAGCAGAAAGCCGCCAGCGCCATTCACGATCAATGGGGGTTCTATCTCACCGAAGGGATCATCCTTCTCGTGCTCGGCCTGCTGGCGATTCTCATCCCGCCGGTCGCCACCCTCAGCGCGACCATCGTCATCGGGGCGGTTTTTTTCGCCAGTGGCGTCGCCGGCCTTATCTCGACCTTCTCCGGACATCGCGCGCCCGGCTTCTGGTGGTCGTTGATCTCGGCCGTGCTGGGCATCGTCGTGGGCCTGATGCTGCTCGTGCAGCCGATCGCTGGCGCCGTTTCGCTCACGCTCGTGCTAATCGCCTTCTTCATCGCCGAAGGCGTCTTCTCGATCTTCTTCGGCGTGGATCACCGGCGGCACGTCTCGACCTGGGGCTGGATGGTCGCGAGCGGCGTCGTCGATCTCGTGCTTGCCGTCATCCTCTTGGCGGGACTTCCCGGCGACGCCGCCTGGGCGCTGGGATTGCTCGTCGGCATCAACCTGATTTTTGGCGGAGCCGCACTCGCGGCGATCGCGCTACGCCTGCGGACATCGGCGTCGCTCCCGCCGGCTTGA
- the yghU gene encoding glutathione-dependent disulfide-bond oxidoreductase: MADEPRYSPPRVWEWKRASGGRFAAINRPVSGATHEAALPVGKHPLQLYSMGTPNGVKVTILLEELLQAGFTGAEYDAWLIRIDEGDQFSSGFVAVNPNSKIPAMVDRSGGTPIRIFESGAILIYLAEKFGAFLPTDPALRAECLSWLFWQVGSAPFLGGGFGHFYAYAPDKIEYAIDRYAMEVKRQLDVLDKRLGETEFVAGDAYTIADIALWPWYGALVEGRLYEAGEFLGVQDYANVRRWAQAVGNRPAVKRGRRVNRTGGDPGEDLRERHDASDFGVD, from the coding sequence ATGGCCGACGAACCTCGCTATTCGCCGCCGCGCGTCTGGGAATGGAAGCGCGCCAGCGGCGGACGATTCGCCGCGATCAACCGACCCGTTTCGGGCGCGACGCATGAGGCGGCGCTGCCCGTCGGCAAGCACCCGTTGCAGCTTTACTCGATGGGCACTCCCAATGGGGTCAAGGTGACGATCCTGCTCGAGGAGCTGCTTCAAGCCGGTTTCACGGGCGCCGAATACGACGCCTGGCTCATTCGTATCGACGAGGGAGATCAGTTTTCGAGCGGGTTCGTCGCCGTCAATCCCAATTCGAAGATCCCGGCCATGGTGGATCGCAGCGGCGGAACCCCGATCCGCATCTTCGAATCGGGCGCGATTCTGATTTATCTCGCCGAAAAATTCGGCGCCTTTCTGCCCACGGACCCTGCCCTGCGCGCCGAGTGCCTGTCCTGGCTGTTCTGGCAGGTCGGCAGCGCGCCCTTCCTCGGCGGCGGCTTCGGCCATTTTTACGCCTATGCCCCAGACAAGATCGAATATGCGATCGACCGCTACGCCATGGAGGTGAAACGTCAGCTCGACGTGCTCGACAAGCGCTTGGGCGAGACGGAATTCGTGGCCGGCGACGCCTATACGATCGCCGATATCGCCCTGTGGCCCTGGTATGGGGCTCTCGTCGAGGGCAGGCTGTACGAAGCCGGAGAGTTTTTGGGCGTCCAGGACTATGCGAATGTGCGGCGATGGGCGCAGGCGGTGGGGAACCGTCCGGCCGTGAAGCGCGGCCGAAGGGTCAATCGGACAGGCGGCGATCCGGGCGAAGACTTGCGGGAACGCCACGACGCGTCAGATTTCGGGGTCGACTGA
- a CDS encoding MBL fold metallo-hydrolase — translation MTLEVAILGCGSSGGVPRVGQGWGKCDPHNPKNRRRRCSILVTRRAGAEQTVILVDTSPDLREQLLDAGVKRVDAVLYTHLHADHTHGIDDLRTLVIQNGRRIPAFMDETTRRGLTLRFDYVFATPPGSNYPPMMDARSLAAGTPVTIEGPGGPIVATPFRLEHGDMDSLGFRFEAEGKAFAYTPDMNAIPSESVEFLAGLDLWIIDALRHQRHGTHFSVSQAFDWIGRMQPRRALLTDLATELDYSTLSAACPPATEPAYDGLRLELD, via the coding sequence TTGACCCTCGAGGTCGCCATTCTCGGCTGCGGCTCGTCTGGCGGCGTGCCGCGGGTTGGCCAGGGTTGGGGCAAATGCGACCCGCATAATCCCAAGAACCGCCGGCGACGCTGCTCGATCCTGGTGACGCGTCGGGCAGGGGCGGAACAGACCGTGATCCTGGTCGACACCTCGCCGGATCTGCGCGAGCAATTGCTCGACGCGGGCGTCAAGCGCGTCGACGCGGTGCTCTACACCCATCTCCACGCCGACCACACACATGGGATCGACGATCTGCGGACTCTCGTGATCCAGAACGGACGGCGCATCCCAGCCTTCATGGACGAGACGACCCGTCGCGGCCTGACGTTGCGCTTCGACTATGTCTTCGCGACGCCGCCCGGAAGCAACTATCCGCCGATGATGGACGCGCGCTCCCTCGCGGCGGGAACGCCCGTGACGATCGAAGGTCCGGGCGGTCCGATCGTCGCGACGCCGTTTCGTCTCGAGCATGGCGACATGGATTCGCTCGGCTTTCGCTTCGAGGCGGAGGGCAAGGCCTTCGCTTACACGCCCGACATGAACGCGATACCCTCGGAAAGCGTCGAATTTCTCGCGGGGCTCGATCTATGGATCATCGACGCTCTGCGGCATCAACGGCACGGCACGCATTTTAGCGTGTCGCAGGCCTTCGATTGGATTGGGCGCATGCAACCCCGGCGCGCCTTGCTGACCGATCTCGCCACCGAGCTCGATTATTCGACCCTCTCCGCGGCCTGTCCGCCAGCGACCGAGCCCGCCTATGACGGGTTGCGGCTAGAGCTGGATTAA
- the metG gene encoding methionine--tRNA ligase, whose product MTRPTYMITTAIPYANGAPHIGHAYERVATDAFARWKRLDGFDVLFVTGMDEHGQKMQRTAEKEGLTPQQLADRTAAQFQHMGEVLNARADDVVRTTQPRHKADVLEIWRRMEANGDIYLSKYAGWYSVRDEAYFDEGELVEREGKKFAPSGAPVEWVEEESWFFRLSAYGERLLAHYEAHPGFVTPEHYKNEVVAFVKRGLEDLSISRTTFDWGIPIPPSPQTNAHHVCYVWVDALTNYITATGWLTGQGDRQKFWPADAHVIGKDITRFHAIFWPAFLMSAGAPLPKKIVVHGHLFSRGEKMSKSVGNVVDPIDLAQRYGVDPLRYFFLREISFGQDGNYSHEAIVNRINADLANDLGNLAQRSLSMIAKNCGAAVPKKDSLLEQDRAILADAAAALEKARGAMDSYRPDLALAEIFRVVAEANRYFAGEEPWAKKKTDPARMATVLYVTAETLRRLAIPLQAFIPAAAGALLEQLAVPPGARNFASAGDADSLTEGAPLPPPAPVFPRFVEPAEPEGQG is encoded by the coding sequence ATGACGCGCCCGACCTACATGATCACCACCGCCATTCCCTACGCCAATGGCGCGCCGCACATCGGCCACGCCTATGAACGCGTCGCGACCGACGCCTTCGCGCGCTGGAAGCGGCTCGACGGGTTCGACGTGCTCTTCGTCACCGGCATGGACGAGCACGGCCAAAAAATGCAGCGCACGGCTGAGAAGGAGGGGCTCACGCCGCAGCAGCTCGCCGACCGAACCGCCGCGCAGTTCCAGCACATGGGCGAGGTCCTCAATGCGCGGGCCGACGACGTCGTGCGCACGACGCAGCCTCGCCACAAGGCGGACGTGCTCGAGATCTGGCGGCGCATGGAGGCCAATGGCGACATCTATCTCTCCAAATACGCCGGCTGGTATTCGGTGCGCGACGAGGCCTATTTCGACGAGGGCGAGCTCGTCGAACGCGAGGGCAAGAAATTCGCCCCGTCCGGCGCGCCGGTCGAGTGGGTCGAGGAGGAGAGCTGGTTCTTTCGGCTCTCTGCCTATGGAGAGCGACTGCTCGCCCATTATGAGGCCCATCCGGGCTTCGTGACCCCGGAACACTACAAGAACGAAGTCGTCGCTTTCGTGAAGCGCGGGCTCGAGGATCTGTCGATCTCGCGCACGACCTTCGACTGGGGCATTCCGATCCCGCCGAGCCCGCAGACGAACGCGCATCACGTCTGCTACGTCTGGGTCGACGCGCTCACGAACTACATCACCGCGACCGGCTGGCTGACGGGGCAGGGGGATCGGCAAAAATTCTGGCCGGCCGACGCCCATGTCATCGGCAAGGACATCACGCGGTTCCACGCGATCTTCTGGCCGGCCTTCCTGATGTCGGCCGGGGCGCCCCTGCCCAAGAAGATCGTCGTGCACGGCCACCTCTTCTCGCGCGGCGAGAAAATGTCGAAATCGGTCGGAAATGTCGTCGATCCGATTGATCTGGCGCAGCGCTATGGCGTCGATCCGCTGCGCTATTTCTTCCTGCGCGAGATCTCCTTCGGCCAGGACGGCAACTACTCGCACGAAGCGATCGTCAACCGGATCAACGCCGATCTCGCCAATGACCTCGGCAATCTGGCTCAGCGCTCGCTCTCGATGATCGCCAAGAATTGCGGCGCCGCCGTCCCCAAGAAGGACAGCCTGCTGGAGCAAGACAGGGCGATCCTGGCTGACGCCGCCGCAGCGCTCGAGAAAGCGCGCGGCGCCATGGACTCCTATCGGCCCGATCTGGCGCTCGCCGAGATCTTTCGCGTCGTCGCGGAGGCGAACCGCTATTTCGCGGGAGAGGAGCCTTGGGCGAAGAAAAAGACGGATCCGGCTCGGATGGCGACGGTCCTCTATGTCACCGCCGAGACGCTGCGGCGGTTGGCGATCCCATTGCAAGCCTTCATCCCGGCGGCCGCGGGCGCGCTTTTGGAGCAGCTAGCGGTTCCGCCCGGAGCCCGTAATTTCGCAAGCGCAGGCGATGCGGATTCGCTGACGGAGGGCGCCCCCTTACCCCCGCCGGCGCCAGTGTTTCCACGTTTTGTCGAGCCCGCCGAGCCGGAAGGGCAGGGGTGA